In Paracoccus liaowanqingii, the sequence AGCAGCTTCATCATGTCATCGAGAATGCGCCGCCGTTCCTCGGCCACAGCCTGGGATGCAGCGAGTTCCTGTTCAGCATTTGCTTTGCCAGCACGCAGCGCGTCTAGTTCCGCCTGTGCAGTCTGTAAACGGCTTTCCAGTGCCCTGATAACTTCCCCTGACAAGCCTTCGATATCGCCCGAATTTTCCTTGGCAAGTGACTGTCCGCTGCCCTCGTCTTGGCGTGCCATGTTGGCAGGAGAGGGGTCGCGCAGCGCATAGAGCCTGGCTAGTTCAGCCGTGTCGATTTGCCAGCTCTCCGAGCCTCCAGACGTCACCTTTTCACCGGTAATGGTGCCGTCCCTGAGAGCCTTTTGCAGCGTCGGGCGCGATACATTGAACAGCTTTGCGGCCTTGGAAACGCTTATCAGGGACATGGCAATCCACCCCCGTAAAGGCGCTGCCCGCTTTTCAGACTAGTTCTTGTCAGGGGGTGGCAAGTCACCGACTGGCCTCTAGCTCGGTAACACGCGCGTCTAGAGACGCTATGCGGTCTTCCAAAGACATGCCTGCCTCATTGCCCTTATATTCGTCTAGAAAAGCCGTGAGATGATCTGAGAATGATGGATTACCCCGTAGCAACCATCCAATCCGCAAGAGGGTGTCCCTTGCTTCATGTGGCGCCCTCACATTGATCTGTGGAAAGGGATGCTTGGTGTCAGTCATTGGTCAGCTCCCATTGCCACCGCCAGGGCCGGATAGTTGACCGTTCTCGCGTAGCCATTCCGTCACTAGCTTATCTAGCAATGAGGAAACAGAGCGATGGTCCGACTTAGCGGCTGCGTCCAGCGCCGCCTTGACTTCGGGCAGAAGTCGAAAAGAGACAGGAACGCCTTTTTGTACCATTTGCATGCAT encodes:
- a CDS encoding helix-turn-helix domain-containing protein is translated as MSLISVSKAAKLFNVSRPTLQKALRDGTITGEKVTSGGSESWQIDTAELARLYALRDPSPANMARQDEGSGQSLAKENSGDIEGLSGEVIRALESRLQTAQAELDALRAGKANAEQELAASQAVAEERRRILDDMMKLLPKPKDHPVRRGLWSRLFSSR